The nucleotide window AATCTATATGCAGTCCATTAACTTGGTAATAATAAGTTCAGATCCTGGTGGAGAATATTTATTACTTTTATGCATCCATCATGCCAGATGACCGAAGGGATCTGTACCTCCACAATCGATCATAAGAAAAGCCTCACCAGAGATGATGCATAATCAAATGTTCAACCTAAAATGCACTTGTGCTATGCTCTGAAGGTCAATACTCACTCTGGCAGATTGCTAGAGGAAGCAAGTTCTACAGTTAGGAACCCTGCCCATAAAACTACCCTGCCACATGTCCTCAACACTGCATATCTAGGATGTCAACGAAAGTACCTTAGCTTACCTCAGTTACTGTGATGGTTTGTAGGGAAAGCAGCACTTGTGGAAATAGCTGGGTCCCAACACATGTTGCACGTtatagattattatttatttggtgtATGCAATCTGGTCAAGTCAAGCCACAGCATTCTTATCAACAATGTTCAAGGCACAAAGACCTCCATTTTGCagtcattttgcagtcctcaacAATGTGTATCATGGTTTGTGGCTGCCCACGGTGACATAGTGGACTGTCTCTAAAATGCCATTGAAATTCTgctgcagcacaaattccatgtCTGGTACCAAACCGGTTGAGAAGGCTCCATTGCCTTTGTGGTACATCAAACCCGGACTTGATGCTAATTGGGGTATGAGACAAGATAattatttgtcactttctctGTGGATTATGAAACTTACCACACATCCTCTACTGTAAATCCTTCACCCAGTAAACGTATCCACAGCGGGCGCGATGAGGGCAGATGACCATGTGGTGGATTAAACAAGTCTTTAGTTAATGGTAGATATGGTATATCACATAATTTCATCATGAACTTTACTATACTTTCCTCTCTGTGAAAACTGGATGGAGTAATATTGCAGAGAACCGGTAACCATGGTAGAGGAGAAGATTTAAGTGTGCCTGAAATAATACGCATAGTAGAATTAAGTTGTACGTTGATCATCTTTGTGTGAGACAAGTGAGCCCGTACTGGAGTGAAGTACTCCATCGCTAAGTAACAGAGTGCCAAGGCTGACGTGCGTAATGTTTGGGCCTGGGCACCTCCTATTGTTCCAGCCAATTTTCCGAGCAGGTTAATGCGCATTTTGACCTTAGTTGCTGTCTTTGTAAGATGATCTTGATATATGAGAGTGCTATCCAACATGACACCTAGATGAATCGGGTGTGAATCATGCTTTATTTGCTGGCCATTGAGAACTATATTCAGCTGTCTGCCCGCTTATGCATGATGTAAGTGGAAGAAACTTAACACAGTCTTACTTCCACTTGGTATCAGGTGCCACCGATGACAATAATCGGCCATAGCCACCATATTTgcattcaaaacattttcaagTATGTCAAAGGAGTGTGACTGAGTGCCGAGGCATATGTCGTCTGCATAAACAAACTTGCGAAATCCGGTATACGGTAGGTCATTCGAATATAAGTTAAATAGTGTTGGAGATAATACTGTTCCTTGCGGGAGGCCATTCTTCTGGTGCCTCCAAGTACTTATTCTATCACCAATATGCACATGGAAATGGTGATTTCTCAAAAACAGAGCCATTGCACGTACAAACCAACTTGGCTTAGTTCTGGGCAATTTCACCAAAAGGCCAATGTGCAAAGCGTATCATATGCCGCAGTCAGTTCAAGAAAAACTGAACAGTCTTCAGCTGATGTTGGAAGCCATTTTTTATTAATGTTGTAAGTGCCAGCACTTGATCACATGTACCATTACCACAGCAAAAAACAGCTTGCTCTGGTCCCAGCATGCCTTCCACATATGCCTTCTTTGtgaaatcagacactcaagcaccTTAAAACAGATGCTCAGAAGTGAAATTGGTCTGTAGCTTGAAGGCAAGTGTGGATCTTTCCCAGATTACAGCAAGGCAATGATGTTCACTTGGCGCTAGATTCTAGGCAGTCTGGATTCCCGCAGAAGTCTGTTGAAAAACTGAACAAGCCATTCCTGAGCGTGAGGACCCAGATGTTTTCATGAATTCAGGTGCAATCTATCATATGCAGGAGCTGAACCGGTTTTTAAATCATTCAGCACTTTATTTAATTCCAGACTAGTGAATGGCTCCATCCTACTATCGGCAGGATTACTTCTTaggaaatagaacaggagtacttgtggcaccttagagactaacatttatttgagcataagctttcatgggctacagcccacttcatcggatgcatgtagtggaaaatacagtaggaagattttatatatatatatatatatatatatatatatatatacacacacacacacacacacactcatacagagaacatgaaacaatgtgtgttaccatacacactataaggagagtgatcaggaaATTTCCATTTGTCACGTACCTGGCGTTTGACAACTCTGTCAACAGGAGCTTTGGCAACCTTCGACAGATGACTGGCAATCTGGTTTGGAGTAACTGCTGGCCTACTTTTTGTACGTGGGCATTTGAGCCGCACCTAGTCAACGAATTAAACTCCAGCTCTTCCGACTTGACCACGTAAAGTCAAGCACCGCTGTCGCTTCCTCTCTTTGAGTCCAGCGAGCGGCATCCAATGATTCTGTAAGATGGTCTGCAATTTCCGGATCACCTGACTGCTCAAACTGCATCAGCAAGTCTGCACAATCCTCATTCAAACATGGAATGTGCATTGGTTGGAAGCCATGTGGAATTGTTGCACTTGCAGCTTTAAAAAGGACACAACAGAAACAATGGTTTCATCTCCTTGGAGATGGTAAATGGGATGGTTATGACGCTCCATTCTAAGTACTCTGTAAAGGAGCCCCAGTGTGCCTTCTGGAAGTTCCATCTAGGCTTTGGTACACTCCTTATAGTTGGCAGATGGAAGACGCATTCCCATCTGAATCAACGGAGGACAGCGTTGGCTATGTGGAAAATCATTAAGTACAGTACACGCCACTGGCTAATGAGTGAGTGGCAAATGATGTGACCCAGCACAGGTCTGGGCAGTAGTCCCTATTCCAGCATATTGAATGGAAGATACCATACTACTTAGGATCATGGACCGGTGCGAGATCATTATTTGTTGCCCACTCCCAACAGTAGTTCACCATTTGGGTCTGCAATTGCATAACCCCACTTGCTGAGATGACCATTAAAGTCGCCAACTACTGTGACCAAGGATGGACAAACTCCACCAATAAGCAGCAGTCAGTCTTCAATGTTCCTAGTTGCTTAACCTTGCCCCTGAGCATCCCTCCCTTTTACAGATCAATCTTCAGTGATTTTATCCAGATCTTTGTGCTCATATTGTGTTCCATGTTGAGTGCAGAAAACACTCCCACTGGTTAAACCAAGCAGCTGTTCTGGTGCTATGGGAAACAGTTACATTGCAGGTTGCTCTCAGCAGTCCTGCATGTAGAGCGCCTTGGCTCTGCAGACTTTAAATAAATAGTTTACCTGTGTTTCCTATTCTAAACTGAGGATAATATAGCCTCTTCGCTGGTCAGTACTATGATCATAATGCCCAATTCATCACTTATTCTTCTTTGCAGGTGATAATTTAACTCCCACCTTGTCTGACAAGTTCCTTTCAAGGCAAGGTTCAGCAGGTAAGATAGCTTAAAACTGCAAGATTTAACTTTAGGGGGTAGCAGGACTAGTAACTGGATATAGTAGAGAAGGGGGGGAAGATAAattattaaatgaaaatatctaGGCCTAGATATAGAAACGGGAAACAATGTAAAAGTCTGAATCCCTCtaagatttgttttaaatctctcttcTTAAGGCTCTTGATGATGATCAGGAGTCCTAGTATACCTGTTTTTCTCTTATTTGGATCATGTGTGcttacacacacatttataatCCCTTTTACATTATGACTGAGTTGCTAAGAAATTGGGAGAGCAAAGCCTAAGTTTGGGTTGCTTCTAATTTACAGTTGTTAGTGCTAACATAGTAAAATAGGATTTCTTGACACTAAGTGTTAAAGGATTAAAATAAGCTAAACTACAATGAAGCTCTTCAATTGCTcacaaaataaaaccataaaAGAGCATGGAATACCCTGAACTGCTGTGGAGATGCGGGTACTTAAAGCTTGTATCTGCAAGCTGTTAagtctctggcctgtgatatgtgcacacacatgccccctcccttcttccctctccccttcatATTTTGTCTAACAGCTGCTGCAGGCTCTAGGTATTCACTGACAAACAGGCAGCAGATGGACCAGCCCAAAAAGCAAAAACTGAATACAGAAGAACAGGTGGTCAAAGTGGTACAAGGGGAACCAGAGCCTCCCCCTCCAAAGGTGGAGAAGCCACAAGAGGAGGTTCTTTCTAGGTATGAGCAAGCTATCAGCACACAGCAATTGTAGGCAGCTCATTTGAGGTTTCTGGGTTGTAAGTGTATGTTcttttttgagtctttgaccaTGTGGAGCCCATGATAGTGCACATGCACCTTGCATGTCTTAGAAATAGAAGTAATGTCAAATACAAATTGAGGAGGGTTAGGAATAAATTAGTGAGCAACTGATTCTAGCAGTGGTACTTAGGAAGCCCTTAGGGGATAAAGTCTTCAATTGAGTTGTCATTGTGTATTGTAGTGGGCATAGACAGAAGTGCAAATTAATTCCAAGGAAAAACTCAGGCATAAAGTGTACTGCCATGCACCATTCGAGACAGAGGACACAAAGTAGTAGTTTAGCTACAGCGAAGGATGTGATCCTGTAGAGTTAAGACTCCTGGACTTGCCATGTTTCCTTCATTTCCCACTTGTGAAATAGTATAATACCTCGGCTCTTGAGAGTCTTAATAAATGTTTGATAAATGTTTTGGCGAGGTAAATACAATAAATATTTAGACATTTAATCCATTTCCCTTGTGATTCTTTTATTCCTTAATTGTGATCAATTTTCTAGAGAGGACAGAGAAGTCTCTGATAAAATTACATCTCCAGTACTTTCACTGCCATGCCAGATTAAATCTGGGCAAGCTCAGGTACCACCAGCCTCCTCCAACCCTTTCCTGGTGAGTGTCCTCCCCTCCCACATCCGGAAACCACCTACATTGGAAGAGTGTGAGATTGTCATTCACCAGCTATGGAACATCAACCACATGCAGGCACAAGAGGTGAGGCTATTGACCGCAGCTCAGTCTACTTTAGTCACGGCTTTTAAAATGCAGTAAGTTTGTGGTGATATAGGAAATAACCTTTCTGCTTGCCTCTGAAAATCTATTTTCTCCTCTCTGTCCTTCAGCTGATGTATTTGAAATCGTATCTGGAGGACATCCACAAGAACAAAAGGATTCCTGAAGACTATCTGCTAGCCAGCCAGATTGGGTAAGCTGTTCTGAGTTATGGCTCAAGGGTAAGCTGTTAGATTCTAGTCGAGTTCACTAGTTCCCTTTCTGCTTTGTATTGGAGTGAATTTGCAGAATAGAGCCCATATGCAAGGTGCTTAGATAGAGGCCATTAGCGAGCTTTGACTTTGTATGGCTTCCTTCCTTAAATCACAAGGGAAAGTTATCTTTGAGCCACCTCTACCCCCTCAAACTTTCCAGAATGCAATCTGTTAATGTGAGTTGAGAGGACTTAACATATATGACTTAATAGACATCTACACACAAGGGGCCAAATCCTATATTATAACAAGACTACTGCACACAACTGTTAACAACACTAACCTAACTGGAGATATGTGTCCATAAACTTAGGGTGCAGGTAGACAGGGTTGTCAGTTTGTTCTTTCAGAGTACTTACATTCATTTAAGCTATCAGCCTAGAAGGAGTTGAGACACATGGTTAACAGAATCTACTCAATCCAACTGAAAGTCAGACCCTTCCATGTATGCCCATTTCTGAAAGATTCAGAGGGACTATATGGTTTGAAggcttatgtttattttaaggaATGATTTTATTTATATGGTGGTACTGTTTACAGACCCCATTTGGGTTTATGGCTATATTGCAGTAGGTGGTATACAAatacattgtaagctcttcagggcaggaactgttgCCGTTTAGGCAATGAACAAGAGATTacaagggcaacaaaaaaagATCATGGGTTACAGAGATTTCCCTTACCTTTTACCCACCTCCTGTACTAGTCCCACAACAGTTCTCCAGTTAGACTCTAGAAGGATAGTAGGTCTGTTAGAGTAGCATTTGGAGCAGCCAACTAACAAGGGGTGCAGATTCTGAAGGTACCAAAAGATCAACTAGCCTGATCTGAATACCAGAGACCATTAAACTTCACCATGTTACCCCTAtattgaacccaataacttgtttgactaaaacatgtcttccagaaaggcatcaacacatggagaatccaccacttcccttggtagttggttccaatggttaaatcaTCCTCACTGTTACAAAATGtgtctgacttcagcttccagcccttggttcttgttctgcctttctctgctaaatgaaagagccctttagtagCTGGTATTTTGTGTGTGAAGGTATTTATACACTAATCAAGTCACTTCAGTCTTTTTGAGAAGCTAAACAGCTAAACTCTTTAAATCTcacattttctccagctctctaatcatttttgtggctccttCCTGCACTCCCTCCAATttcatggacaccagaactataCATACTATGCCAGTATGTCTCATCAATGCCATTTACAGAGGCATTCCTACTTActgctcccctgtttatacatccaaagatcGCACTCGGACCCCATGTTGAATTGCATGACCCAtaaatccttttcagagcaaTTGCTTTCTAGGATACAATCTCCATAGGTATGGCTTACAGTCTTTGTCCCTAGATGTATAACCATGCATTTGGCTGCGTTAAGGTGCATTTTGATTGAATGGGCCCAGCTTATCACATGAGCTAGATCTGTCCAGATGCTGTGATGCAGCTTCTCCTATTCTCAATGTTCACATGCAGCAAGATTTATTACGTTATTTTCAAATGCAAGTTACACAGGGCCAGCACAATCCAT belongs to Chrysemys picta bellii isolate R12L10 chromosome 15, ASM1138683v2, whole genome shotgun sequence and includes:
- the CCDC74B gene encoding coiled-coil domain-containing protein 74B, encoding MNNTSLPSLGNLPQWSRVGRLDKSSHLQLGVENDQGPQPHSQSQSVEVWKKDPHKLVMDLERSLKFLQQQHAETLMKLHEEIEYLKRENKELHYKLIMNQSLQVKGDNLTPTLSDKFLSRQGSAAAAGSRYSLTNRQQMDQPKKQKLNTEEQVVKVVQGEPEPPPPKVEKPQEEVLSREDREVSDKITSPVLSLPCQIKSGQAQVPPASSNPFLVSVLPSHIRKPPTLEECEIVIHQLWNINHMQAQELMYLKSYLEDIHKNKRIPEDYLLASQIGNQEVSRLPKMLKGTSKKCLILTPLPAAERAVLPALKQTLGNSFAERQKRTQAIQRSRLRRTVL